In Salisediminibacterium beveridgei, one DNA window encodes the following:
- a CDS encoding methyl-accepting chemotaxis protein, with product MQERKNFIMLLFSLTVVLFSWVVHYLHRGIGWLDNYILASQMEAGTPAHLLPLLNGLFFLPIILLIASGILFYQNRTQPLLPVMLTLTLTFASISIIAGGDGLVEYHFSIFMVLASLAYFEQVRLIVISAAIFAFQHIVGYFTVPELICGTDAYPFTLLMIHIFFVVFTVGVILIQIIARQRYVRMVTEKEAQHQNIVESLVSNISSTSESVMEHISRLDAGAQEASSASKDIAYSLNDMVEGANQQLAESRKSSEEIEEVSKDVQHIIDQSKQSMAISESTVSLAQAGEESMASTEKVMTDLSGAVHQMDEVAGRLQSRSQEIEKTLGLITDISEQTNLLALNAAIEAARAGEAGKGFAVVADEVRKLADQSRQYANDISSVLDGLLSDSKDLAEVMTLGREQSGAGIDQVKETGERFVRIVQEIERVASDTKTSFTLAETIGSRMNQLRDVLTTINHVADKNRSGIESISATSEEQMATFTEFTDSTTSVTEKMDGLQRQILTMQQDMRN from the coding sequence ATGCAAGAACGAAAAAATTTCATTATGCTGCTGTTCAGTCTGACTGTCGTCCTTTTCTCTTGGGTTGTTCATTACCTGCATCGCGGGATCGGCTGGCTCGACAACTATATCCTCGCTTCTCAAATGGAAGCAGGGACACCAGCTCATTTACTGCCCTTACTGAATGGCCTCTTTTTTCTGCCGATTATTTTACTGATTGCAAGCGGAATTCTATTTTATCAAAACCGTACCCAACCACTGCTTCCGGTCATGCTGACATTGACCCTGACTTTTGCCAGCATTTCCATTATCGCCGGCGGAGACGGACTTGTCGAGTATCACTTCTCGATCTTCATGGTCTTGGCCTCTCTTGCCTATTTTGAGCAGGTTCGACTGATTGTAATCAGTGCCGCCATTTTCGCCTTTCAGCACATTGTCGGATACTTTACCGTGCCTGAACTGATATGCGGGACAGATGCCTACCCGTTCACACTGTTGATGATCCACATCTTCTTCGTGGTCTTCACTGTTGGCGTTATCCTGATCCAGATCATAGCCCGTCAGCGTTATGTCAGGATGGTGACTGAGAAAGAAGCTCAGCATCAAAACATCGTCGAATCGCTGGTTTCCAATATTTCTTCCACTTCCGAATCCGTAATGGAACATATAAGCCGGTTGGATGCCGGGGCACAGGAAGCTTCATCAGCATCAAAGGACATCGCTTATTCACTGAATGACATGGTAGAAGGTGCAAATCAGCAGCTCGCAGAATCCCGTAAAAGTTCAGAGGAAATTGAAGAAGTCTCCAAAGATGTGCAGCACATCATTGATCAGTCAAAACAGTCCATGGCTATCTCTGAATCAACTGTGTCCCTTGCACAAGCGGGCGAGGAAAGTATGGCATCCACTGAAAAGGTGATGACGGATCTCTCCGGTGCTGTTCATCAAATGGATGAAGTGGCCGGACGCCTGCAGTCGCGATCACAGGAGATCGAAAAGACTTTGGGACTGATTACAGATATTTCTGAACAAACCAATCTTCTTGCGTTGAACGCTGCCATCGAAGCCGCAAGGGCTGGAGAAGCGGGAAAAGGTTTTGCTGTTGTTGCTGATGAGGTGAGAAAACTCGCTGATCAATCCCGACAATATGCCAACGACATTTCTTCTGTTCTTGACGGCCTCCTCTCCGATTCCAAAGATCTTGCCGAAGTGATGACTCTTGGCAGGGAACAGAGTGGTGCAGGCATCGATCAGGTCAAAGAAACAGGTGAACGCTTTGTAAGAATTGTTCAGGAGATTGAACGCGTTGCAAGCGACACAAAAACTTCTTTCACGTTAGCCGAAACCATTGGAAGCCGCATGAATCAGCTGAGGGACGTACTCACTACCATCAATCATGTGGCGGACAAGAATCGCAGTGGAATCGAATCGATCTCGGCCACTTCAGAAGAACAGATGGCCACATTTACAGAGTTCACAGACAGCACAACGTCTGTAACTGAAAAAATGGATGGACTTCAAAGGCAAATCCTCACGATGCAGCAGGACATGAGAAACTGA
- a CDS encoding bifunctional diguanylate cyclase/phosphodiesterase, translating to MKSIRSQLMMYPLLAVLLLSLAMGLIAHQQLSRVPDHLMHQYQDIVDSRADTIHSELTHLIEKVEMLSQTNILRSGDEEAIQAFLPTVVLEDRYRNMTVTDTEGLGWTTNGDYIDISEQEQYENIILEGEPFWITEPFISPFADPDVPIMIVSHEIRDDTGELQGLVNLVTEVYFLSRVIESVELGETGVAWLMNNEGEVVIQPDNSFTTSHNAVHLQSENVAFNRLNDGHLEWLEHQNEEGNQVFTFSAKIDEPSTEWNLMFSIDRDEVLGEVEGIQLTITAGFIAAMGLVLLFSWFFSRQMSKPILRLKEVFEEATQGNSDIRADESVNNEIGAAAKSFNAMHDRIRSLTYFDPLTSLYNFNAFLMELPYRIKNLWKLGGHITVALISIDDFKRYNSLRGYHAGNQILVGFAERLQEYLNQEEMIGRYFGDEFIILIRSDSKDHAERRLKILWQNAMNDMSAREDGWQLRMSIGAAFMEDGEDENDIEEIIAHANIAKLQAKRDGGNCYQFYNQGITDSIQEDQKIENALHFAVERGEFMLHYQPIIDISNGRVSGNEALLRWVNPEFSHVPVGKVIDIAERSGLITDIGQWVMEEALRQNKAWQDQGYEPMVISINISVLQFEQARFIRNVREAIHNSGLEPEWVQLEITETTAMSPGEDKVDKMAALKGLGVSIAIDDFGTGYSSLAYFTQFPISTLKIDRTFVSRLPDDPKAEMITNAIISMAESLEISTTAEGVETKEQQEALRELGCTHIQGFYYARPCSAVTVISHFRTIGMN from the coding sequence ATGAAATCAATCAGATCTCAACTGATGATGTATCCACTGCTTGCTGTCCTTTTGTTGTCTTTGGCTATGGGACTGATTGCGCATCAACAGCTCAGCCGGGTGCCGGATCATTTGATGCACCAGTATCAGGATATTGTCGACAGCCGTGCTGACACCATTCACAGTGAACTGACACATCTCATCGAAAAGGTGGAGATGCTGAGTCAAACGAATATTCTGCGTTCAGGTGATGAAGAAGCGATTCAGGCATTTTTACCGACAGTCGTCCTTGAAGACCGGTATCGAAATATGACCGTAACAGATACGGAAGGTCTTGGTTGGACGACAAACGGCGATTATATTGATATCAGTGAACAGGAGCAATACGAAAACATAATCCTTGAAGGAGAACCCTTCTGGATCACTGAGCCGTTTATCAGCCCTTTTGCGGATCCGGATGTGCCCATTATGATCGTATCGCATGAAATTCGTGATGACACAGGTGAACTTCAAGGGCTCGTTAATCTGGTTACTGAGGTCTACTTTCTGTCACGGGTAATTGAATCCGTTGAACTCGGTGAGACCGGGGTTGCCTGGCTGATGAACAACGAGGGAGAGGTTGTGATCCAGCCGGACAACTCTTTTACAACGTCACACAATGCAGTCCATCTTCAGTCTGAAAATGTTGCATTTAACAGACTGAATGACGGTCACCTGGAGTGGCTCGAACATCAGAATGAAGAGGGGAACCAGGTGTTTACCTTCTCAGCAAAAATTGATGAGCCTTCCACCGAGTGGAATCTGATGTTCTCGATTGACCGGGATGAGGTATTAGGCGAAGTCGAGGGGATTCAGCTCACGATCACCGCTGGATTTATTGCAGCCATGGGCCTTGTTTTGTTGTTCTCATGGTTTTTCTCCAGACAGATGTCCAAACCAATATTACGATTGAAAGAGGTGTTTGAAGAAGCGACGCAGGGTAATTCAGACATCAGGGCGGATGAGTCCGTCAACAATGAAATCGGTGCAGCTGCCAAAAGCTTTAACGCCATGCATGATCGGATTCGCAGTTTGACGTATTTTGATCCGTTGACGAGCCTATATAACTTTAACGCATTTCTGATGGAGTTGCCATACAGGATAAAGAACCTTTGGAAACTCGGCGGACATATTACCGTAGCACTGATTTCCATCGATGACTTCAAGCGTTACAACAGTCTGAGGGGTTATCACGCAGGTAATCAGATTCTGGTGGGTTTTGCAGAACGTTTACAGGAGTATCTTAACCAGGAAGAAATGATCGGGCGTTATTTTGGGGATGAATTCATCATCCTGATTCGGTCCGATTCCAAAGATCATGCAGAAAGACGACTGAAAATCCTATGGCAAAATGCCATGAATGACATGTCCGCAAGAGAAGATGGCTGGCAACTGAGGATGTCCATTGGTGCAGCGTTTATGGAAGATGGCGAAGACGAGAATGATATTGAGGAAATTATTGCGCATGCGAATATCGCCAAACTGCAGGCAAAACGTGATGGGGGTAATTGTTATCAATTTTACAATCAGGGGATTACCGACTCGATTCAAGAAGATCAGAAAATAGAAAATGCGTTGCATTTCGCCGTTGAACGAGGTGAATTCATGCTTCACTATCAGCCAATCATTGATATCTCCAATGGCAGAGTATCGGGGAATGAAGCTCTGCTCCGCTGGGTAAACCCGGAGTTCAGTCATGTTCCTGTTGGAAAAGTGATTGATATAGCGGAACGATCCGGGCTGATTACGGACATCGGACAGTGGGTGATGGAAGAGGCACTAAGGCAAAATAAGGCATGGCAGGATCAAGGATATGAGCCGATGGTCATATCAATTAATATCTCTGTCCTGCAGTTTGAACAGGCCCGGTTCATCAGGAATGTGCGTGAAGCAATTCATAATTCTGGACTTGAGCCCGAATGGGTACAACTTGAAATTACAGAGACGACAGCCATGAGTCCGGGCGAGGATAAAGTGGACAAAATGGCTGCTTTGAAAGGTCTGGGGGTGAGTATCGCAATTGATGATTTTGGAACGGGCTATTCTTCGCTCGCTTATTTTACTCAGTTTCCGATCAGCACATTAAAGATTGATCGCACGTTTGTATCACGCCTGCCGGACGATCCGAAAGCTGAAATGATCACAAACGCCATCATCAGTATGGCTGAGTCCCTGGAGATCTCTACGACGGCAGAGGGAGTGGAAACGAAAGAACAGCAGGAGGCCTTAAGAGAGCTTGGCTGTACGCATATTCAGGGTTTTTACTATGCCAGACCATGCAGCGCAGTTACGGTGATCAGTCATTTCAGAACGATTGGAATGAATTGA
- the ade gene encoding adenine deaminase — MNKKQLEEQIRIASGKEKADLVMKNAKVVNVFSLEVIEADVAVHNGLIAGVGNYSGKQEVDVNGQYMVPGLVDGHVHIESSMVQPQRFAQVVVPHGVTTIVTDPHEIANVSGAQGVQFMLDDSAGISLDANFMLPSCVPATPFENAGAKLTAVDLRTFYSHERVLGLAEVMDYPSVENTAPDMMDKLMDAGNKRGHIDGHGAGLPEAKLNVYRTAGVKTDHECTTAEEAKARIRAGFYVMIRQGSAAKDLDALLPAVNANNARKFMFCTDDKHIDELMERGSIDDHIRLAVKQGMDPLQAIQIATLNACECYGFSDKGAIAPGYQADFILLNDLSAFEIDRVYKNGECVAKNGELLVMKEIESDLPAAVKNTVTIPKITPELLKIQANPSGEALTIELTPHSLVTGKKQFKLPVKESFFEADPTQDVWKMAVVERHHNTGNIGLGFIKGLGLAGGAIAGTIAHDSHNLVAAGDSDEDLALAIQHAAALGGGLVVVRNGQILGELSLDIGGLMSSKPVAEVLRGLKQVDQALEKLGFQGEFHPFSALSFMCLPVIPSLKLTDMGYFDSDRGEHVPV; from the coding sequence ATGAATAAAAAGCAATTAGAGGAACAGATCCGAATTGCTTCAGGAAAAGAAAAGGCGGACCTGGTCATGAAAAACGCCAAAGTTGTCAATGTCTTTTCACTCGAAGTGATTGAAGCAGATGTCGCTGTTCATAACGGTTTGATCGCCGGTGTTGGCAACTATAGCGGAAAACAGGAAGTGGATGTCAACGGGCAATATATGGTCCCGGGACTCGTGGATGGTCACGTGCATATCGAATCGTCCATGGTTCAGCCCCAACGCTTTGCACAAGTTGTCGTGCCTCACGGCGTCACAACCATTGTTACTGACCCGCATGAAATTGCCAATGTCAGCGGCGCACAAGGAGTGCAGTTCATGCTGGATGATTCTGCAGGCATTTCTCTCGATGCGAATTTTATGCTGCCGAGCTGTGTACCTGCCACGCCATTCGAAAACGCAGGGGCGAAGCTGACCGCAGTTGATCTGAGGACTTTTTATTCGCATGAACGTGTTCTGGGACTGGCTGAAGTCATGGATTATCCATCCGTAGAAAATACAGCGCCGGATATGATGGATAAATTGATGGATGCCGGTAATAAACGAGGCCATATCGATGGACATGGAGCGGGCCTGCCGGAAGCCAAACTGAACGTCTACCGGACAGCCGGGGTGAAAACAGACCATGAATGCACCACGGCTGAAGAAGCGAAGGCCAGGATTCGTGCCGGGTTTTATGTAATGATTCGTCAAGGGTCGGCAGCCAAGGATCTCGATGCGTTATTACCTGCAGTAAATGCGAATAACGCCCGTAAATTCATGTTCTGCACTGATGATAAGCATATTGACGAACTGATGGAACGGGGCTCCATAGATGATCACATCCGCCTCGCTGTAAAACAGGGCATGGATCCCCTTCAGGCCATACAGATTGCAACATTGAACGCGTGCGAATGTTACGGGTTTTCAGATAAAGGGGCCATCGCACCAGGATACCAGGCGGACTTCATTTTATTGAATGATCTGTCGGCTTTTGAGATTGACAGGGTATATAAAAACGGAGAGTGCGTTGCGAAAAACGGAGAACTTCTGGTTATGAAAGAAATTGAGTCGGACTTGCCTGCTGCTGTTAAAAATACGGTTACGATCCCGAAAATCACCCCTGAACTGCTTAAGATACAGGCGAATCCATCTGGTGAGGCTTTGACCATTGAACTCACACCACACAGCCTTGTAACGGGTAAAAAGCAGTTCAAGTTACCGGTGAAGGAATCGTTTTTCGAAGCCGATCCCACACAGGATGTATGGAAAATGGCTGTCGTGGAACGGCATCACAATACAGGCAATATCGGACTCGGTTTTATCAAAGGATTGGGACTTGCAGGTGGAGCCATCGCCGGAACCATCGCGCATGACTCTCATAACCTTGTAGCAGCAGGGGATTCAGATGAAGATCTGGCACTGGCAATCCAGCACGCCGCAGCACTTGGCGGTGGACTTGTTGTTGTCAGAAATGGCCAGATCCTTGGCGAATTATCTTTGGATATCGGCGGACTGATGTCTTCGAAACCGGTAGCTGAGGTGTTGAGAGGATTGAAGCAAGTGGATCAGGCTTTGGAGAAACTTGGGTTCCAAGGAGAATTCCACCCTTTTTCAGCCCTTTCTTTCATGTGCTTACCAGTCATCCCATCCCTTAAATTAACAGATATGGGTTACTTTGATAGTGACCGCGGTGAGCATGTACCCGTTTAA
- a CDS encoding ABC transporter ATP-binding protein, with protein MGSWTTPFKQPKLNLNQKNEDLQDSSTQNKRADDWKGTLIRIWRYLAKRKKGLYFVVLMVLISSILALAGPFVVGMSIDQVVYDGDTSGLFAVLILLAVIYLLHSLSVFLQHFVMVRVAQDTVYRLRTGLFHHLHKLPITFFDQRRHGELMSRVTNDMDNISNTLNSSVIQIFASVLTLVGTLTVMIYLSPLLTLISLVIVPMMYIGMKWITSRTGQLFKLQQRHLGELNGYVQESMSGQKIIKSFSQEERVIEGFTTRNQELRLAGFWAQTISGFIPKLMNMLNNFSFAIIAGIGGIFAYNGMITIGVIVIFAEYTRQFTRPLNDLANQFNTLLSAIAGAERVFRIMDEEDEISTESGKEDAGSITGEVIFKDVSFEYEGDQDTLSNISFTAKSGETTAIVGPTGAGKTTLISLLSRFYDPVEGIVEIDGRDMTAIKRESLRNEMAFVLQDSYLFQGTIRENIRYGQLTASDEDVVAAAKEANAHSFIMKFPDGYDTLIDGEGGGISQGQKQLLSIARALLRDPAILILDEATSSIDTVTEINIQEALKRLMNGRTSFVIAHRLNTIRQADQILVLHEGELLESGTHAELINRGGFYADLVQAQQEKQIV; from the coding sequence ATGGGATCATGGACTACCCCTTTCAAACAGCCTAAACTGAATCTCAATCAGAAAAATGAAGATCTTCAGGATTCATCCACACAGAATAAACGGGCGGACGACTGGAAAGGGACATTGATCCGCATCTGGCGCTACCTGGCCAAACGTAAAAAAGGATTGTATTTTGTCGTTCTCATGGTATTGATAAGTTCGATACTGGCTCTTGCAGGACCGTTCGTCGTTGGCATGAGCATCGATCAGGTCGTTTATGACGGAGATACGTCTGGACTGTTCGCTGTACTGATCCTCCTTGCTGTCATCTATCTGCTGCATTCACTCTCCGTATTTCTCCAGCATTTTGTGATGGTGCGCGTCGCGCAGGATACGGTATACCGGTTACGAACAGGTCTCTTTCATCATCTGCATAAGCTGCCGATCACTTTTTTTGATCAACGCCGGCACGGGGAACTGATGAGCCGGGTGACAAACGATATGGATAATATCAGTAACACCTTGAACAGCTCCGTCATCCAGATCTTCGCCAGTGTGCTGACGTTGGTGGGTACATTGACCGTTATGATTTATCTGAGTCCGTTATTAACGCTCATTTCGCTGGTCATTGTCCCGATGATGTACATCGGAATGAAATGGATTACGAGCCGGACCGGTCAATTATTCAAACTGCAGCAGCGACATCTCGGGGAATTGAACGGCTATGTGCAAGAGAGCATGTCCGGGCAGAAGATCATCAAAAGTTTTTCGCAGGAAGAGCGGGTGATTGAAGGCTTTACCACGAGAAATCAGGAACTGAGACTGGCCGGTTTCTGGGCACAGACCATTTCCGGATTCATCCCGAAACTGATGAATATGCTGAACAATTTCAGCTTCGCCATCATTGCAGGAATCGGAGGCATATTTGCTTACAACGGGATGATCACGATCGGTGTGATTGTGATTTTTGCCGAATATACCAGACAGTTCACCCGGCCGTTAAACGATCTCGCCAACCAGTTTAATACACTTTTGTCCGCCATTGCCGGGGCTGAGAGAGTGTTTCGCATCATGGATGAGGAAGATGAAATCAGCACAGAGTCCGGTAAGGAAGACGCAGGATCGATTACTGGTGAAGTCATATTCAAGGACGTGTCATTTGAATACGAAGGGGACCAGGACACATTAAGCAATATTTCCTTTACGGCAAAATCAGGTGAAACAACGGCGATTGTCGGACCGACCGGTGCTGGAAAAACCACTTTAATCAGCCTGCTTTCACGGTTTTATGATCCGGTTGAAGGGATTGTCGAGATTGACGGCAGGGATATGACAGCGATAAAGCGCGAATCCCTCAGAAATGAAATGGCTTTTGTCCTGCAGGATTCCTATCTGTTTCAAGGGACGATACGTGAGAATATCCGTTACGGTCAGTTGACGGCCTCGGATGAAGACGTGGTTGCAGCAGCGAAAGAAGCGAATGCCCACAGTTTCATCATGAAGTTCCCGGATGGGTATGATACGTTGATTGACGGGGAAGGCGGCGGTATCAGCCAGGGCCAAAAGCAGTTACTCTCCATTGCCAGAGCGTTACTTCGAGACCCTGCGATTCTCATTCTTGATGAGGCGACCAGCAGTATTGATACGGTCACAGAAATCAACATTCAGGAAGCACTGAAACGATTGATGAATGGACGGACCAGTTTCGTGATCGCACACCGGCTGAACACCATACGTCAGGCAGACCAGATTCTCGTCTTACATGAGGGAGAACTGCTTGAATCGGGCACACATGCTGAATTGATAAACAGGGGTGGCTTTTATGCAGATCTTGTGCAAGCGCAGCAAGAAAAACAGATTGTTTGA
- a CDS encoding ABC transporter ATP-binding protein, with protein sequence MLHVFRHLKTYRFAVAVALFLTLVELGVELIQPLLMARIIDNGIIEQDLSTVVFWGSIMVGLSLVSFASGIINSFYAAYASQHTGYDLRTSLFHKVQSFAFSNFSQFPTSSLMTRITNDVNQLQNTIFMSLRIMLRAPLLVIGSVIMALIVNWQLALILVLTIPLLVGFLLFLLRKASALFKQVQSKVDLVNNVVQENLTAIRLVKSYTRRGFEGERFDTAADGLKDRTVKTMRLIETTMPVILLVMNATIMLVLWFGTAGVNTGGASVGEVVAIINYVTRMTGALSIFSMIIMIFSRAKASAERTGDVLDAEPDITEPGKPASVPDGRGEITFKDVSFHYPGTEAPVLKEMTVTIHAKERIAVMGATGSGKTSLFQLIPRLYDTDEGTVKIDGKDVSSLSLKSLRQLIGYVPQEVMLFTGSIAENLRWGKADASEQEMIQVLKDAQIYDHIQELPDGLNTRIGQRGVNLSGGQKQRLSIARALLRNPRILLLDDCTSALDAKTESQLLKALERYACTTLMITQKVSSTAEADGIFLMEDGRIEAQGTHDELLRTSTLYQAIYQSQQEQEVQL encoded by the coding sequence ATGTTACACGTATTCAGACATTTAAAAACCTACCGGTTCGCCGTTGCCGTTGCCTTATTCCTGACACTGGTTGAACTGGGTGTGGAATTGATCCAGCCTCTTCTGATGGCAAGGATCATTGACAACGGGATTATTGAACAGGATCTCTCCACAGTCGTTTTCTGGGGCAGTATCATGGTTGGACTTTCCCTCGTCAGCTTTGCTTCAGGGATCATCAACTCCTTTTATGCAGCATACGCCTCTCAGCATACAGGTTATGATTTAAGGACTTCACTGTTTCATAAAGTGCAGTCCTTTGCTTTTTCGAATTTCAGTCAATTTCCTACGTCTTCGCTAATGACGCGCATCACCAATGATGTCAATCAACTGCAAAATACGATCTTCATGAGTCTGAGAATCATGCTCAGGGCACCGCTTCTTGTCATAGGTTCGGTAATCATGGCGTTGATTGTCAATTGGCAGCTGGCGTTGATTCTCGTTTTGACAATTCCGCTTCTCGTCGGATTTCTTTTGTTTCTTTTGCGAAAGGCGAGTGCGCTGTTTAAACAAGTTCAGTCAAAAGTCGATCTCGTCAATAATGTGGTGCAGGAGAACCTGACGGCGATCCGCCTTGTGAAATCCTATACCCGCAGAGGTTTTGAAGGGGAGCGCTTCGACACGGCTGCAGATGGTCTGAAAGACCGGACGGTTAAAACGATGCGCCTCATTGAGACGACCATGCCGGTCATCCTGCTCGTGATGAATGCTACGATTATGCTGGTGCTCTGGTTTGGCACAGCAGGTGTCAATACCGGAGGGGCGTCTGTTGGGGAGGTGGTTGCGATTATTAACTACGTGACCAGAATGACCGGTGCTTTATCGATTTTCTCCATGATCATCATGATCTTTTCAAGAGCGAAAGCATCGGCGGAACGAACAGGAGACGTACTCGATGCAGAACCTGACATTACCGAACCCGGTAAGCCGGCATCTGTACCTGATGGGAGAGGAGAGATTACATTTAAAGATGTGAGTTTTCACTATCCGGGGACAGAGGCGCCTGTACTGAAAGAAATGACTGTTACGATTCATGCGAAGGAACGCATTGCTGTGATGGGTGCCACCGGTTCGGGGAAAACGTCGTTGTTTCAGCTGATTCCAAGACTCTATGACACAGACGAAGGTACGGTAAAGATTGATGGCAAAGATGTCAGCAGCTTGTCATTAAAATCCCTCAGACAGTTGATCGGTTATGTCCCGCAGGAAGTCATGCTGTTTACCGGCTCGATCGCTGAGAACCTCAGATGGGGGAAAGCGGACGCGAGCGAACAGGAGATGATCCAGGTGTTAAAGGATGCGCAGATCTATGATCACATTCAAGAACTGCCGGATGGACTGAACACCCGTATTGGTCAAAGAGGGGTGAACCTCTCCGGTGGACAAAAACAGCGCTTGTCCATTGCCCGTGCTCTTCTGAGGAACCCCCGGATTCTTTTGCTGGATGATTGTACCAGCGCACTCGATGCCAAGACGGAATCGCAGCTGTTAAAAGCACTGGAACGATACGCGTGTACGACTTTGATGATTACCCAGAAAGTCAGTTCAACAGCTGAAGCAGACGGGATATTTCTGATGGAAGATGGGCGAATTGAGGCGCAGGGAACTCATGACGAGCTCCTTCGTACTTCAACGTTGTACCAGGCAATTTATCAATCACAGCAAGAGCAGGAGGTGCAACTTTGA
- a CDS encoding glycerate kinase yields the protein MKIMLAPDSFKGSMTSIQAAEAMKKGIHRYDSNIEVSSFPLADGGEGTIDALTYGTTMKLVEVPSLDPLGREMTGYFAYDDQKKIAVIETAVASGLTLLAPHERNPLFTSTEGTGLIFSHAVAHGAKEIIIGIGGSASVDGGVGFLQGLGVRFQDASGQRLHRIGGQLDQIHTIDTSEMIDLPEDLRIKVATDVTNRLLGKEGAVYIFGPQKGMSDEDLPVYENGMAHFAELTKEVTGVDHRESPGSGAAGGLGFALLSYLDAELRRGFEMVAESVGIMEAIHEADLIMSGEGKLDEQTLFGKGPIGVATIAADAGKPVILFGGMRTRTFDEKIRDWDHVVSCALISDWTDVNQMMKEGPARLEDEVYRVMKTIDIGRAWPQR from the coding sequence ATGAAAATCATGCTTGCGCCTGATTCATTCAAAGGATCAATGACCAGTATTCAGGCGGCTGAAGCCATGAAAAAAGGCATTCACCGCTATGATTCAAACATAGAAGTGAGCTCGTTTCCCCTCGCAGACGGCGGCGAAGGAACGATAGATGCCTTAACGTACGGTACAACCATGAAACTGGTGGAGGTACCGTCCCTGGATCCGTTGGGACGAGAAATGACCGGCTATTTTGCTTACGATGATCAAAAAAAGATTGCAGTCATTGAAACGGCTGTGGCTTCGGGGTTAACGTTACTGGCGCCTCACGAACGAAATCCGCTTTTCACATCGACGGAAGGTACCGGACTGATCTTCAGTCACGCTGTAGCTCACGGGGCTAAAGAAATCATTATCGGCATAGGCGGGAGTGCGTCAGTCGATGGGGGTGTCGGATTTCTGCAAGGTCTGGGTGTCCGTTTTCAGGATGCTTCCGGACAACGACTTCACCGTATAGGCGGACAGCTCGATCAGATTCATACCATTGACACATCAGAGATGATCGATCTTCCAGAGGATTTGAGGATTAAGGTAGCAACAGATGTCACAAACCGTCTTCTCGGGAAAGAAGGGGCCGTTTATATATTCGGTCCACAAAAAGGGATGAGTGACGAAGACCTTCCTGTCTATGAAAACGGAATGGCCCATTTTGCGGAATTGACTAAAGAGGTCACCGGAGTCGACCATAGAGAAAGCCCGGGCAGCGGTGCTGCTGGAGGACTTGGCTTTGCCCTTTTGAGCTACCTTGATGCAGAATTACGACGCGGCTTTGAAATGGTTGCAGAATCCGTTGGCATTATGGAGGCGATCCATGAAGCTGATCTGATTATGAGCGGAGAAGGGAAACTGGATGAGCAGACCCTTTTCGGCAAAGGTCCGATCGGTGTTGCGACAATTGCGGCAGATGCAGGCAAGCCGGTGATTTTATTTGGCGGCATGCGCACCCGTACATTTGATGAGAAAATCAGGGATTGGGATCATGTGGTTTCTTGTGCATTGATCAGCGATTGGACCGACGTGAATCAAATGATGAAAGAAGGCCCTGCGAGACTGGAAGACGAGGTCTACCGGGTGATGAAAACCATTGATATCGGGAGGGCCTGGCCACAGCGCTGA